The Bos javanicus breed banteng chromosome 11, ARS-OSU_banteng_1.0, whole genome shotgun sequence genome includes a window with the following:
- the RALGDS gene encoding ral guanine nucleotide dissociation stimulator isoform X10 — protein sequence MLVVPPPGARAEESSTQEIGEELVNGVIYSISLRKIQVHHGASKGQRWLGYENESALNLYETCKVRTVKAGTLEKLVEHLVPAFQGSDLSYVTIFLCTYRAFTTTQQVLDLLFKRYGCILPYSSEDGGPQDQLKNAISSILGTWLDQYSEDFCQPPDFPCLRQLVAYVQLNMPGSDLERRAHLLLAQLEHADLSEAEPEAPVPALKPAAEPEPTLGPDLEPAPALAPEPALMPAPTLPPELEPALSQTLELEPPAAPDPPWPLPVATENGLGEEKPHLLAFPPDLVAEQFTLMDAELFKKVVPYHCLGSIWSQRDKKGKEHLAPTVRATVAQFNSVANCVITTCLGDRSVSARHRARVVEHWIEVARECRVLKNFSSLYAILSALQSNSIHRLKKTWEEVSRDSLRVFQKLSEIFSDENNYSLSRELLIKEGTSKFATLEMNPKRAQRRPKEAGVIQGTVPYLGTFLTDLVMLDTAMKDYLYGRLINFEKRRKEFEVIAQIKLLQSACNNYSITPEEHFGAWFRAMERLSEAESYTLSCELEPPSESASNTLKVKKNTAIVKRWSDRQAPSAELSTSGSCHSKSCDQLRYGPYLSSGDIADALSVHSAGSSSSDVEEINMSFVPESPDGQEKKFWESASQSSPETSGISSASSSTSSSSASTTPVASTRTHKRSVSGVCSYGSSLPLYNQQVGDSCIIRVSLDVDNGNMYKSILVTSQDKAPAVIRKAMDKHNLDEDEPEDYELVQVISDDRKLKIPDNANVFYAMNSTANYDFVLKKRTFTKGTKVRHGASSTLPRMKQKGLKIAKGIF from the exons AGCTCCACGCAGGAGATCGGCGAGGAGCTGGTCAACGGGGTCATCTACTCCATTTCCCTGCGCAAGATCCAGGTGCACCACGGCGCCAGCAAGGGCCAGCGCTGGCTCGGG TATGAAAATGAGTCGGCCCTGAACCTGTACGAGACCTGCAAGGTGCGGACTGTGAAGGCGGGCACACTGGAGAAGCTGGTGGAGCACCTGGTGCCCGCCTTCCAGGGCAGCGACCTCTCCTACGTCACCATCTTCCTGTGCACCTACCGAGCCTTCACCACCACCCAGCAGGTCCTGGACCTGCTGTTCAAGAG ATATGGGTGCATCCTTCCCTACTCCAGCGAGGACGGCGGACCCCAGGACCAACTCAAAAA TGCCATCTCCTCCATCCTGGGCACCTGGCTGGACCAGTACTCGGAGGACTTCTGTCAGCCCCCCGACTTCCCCTGCCTCAGGCAGCTGGTGGCCTACGTGCAGCTCAACATGCCCGGCTCCGACCTGGAGCGCCGGGCCCACCTCCTCCTGGCCCAGCTGGAGCACGCGGACCTCAGCGAGGCAGAGCCGGAGG CTCCAGTTCCAGCTCTGAAACCAGCTGCCGAGCCAGAGCCCACACTAGGCCCAGACCTCGAGCCCGCTCCGGCACTGGCCCCAGAGCCAGCCCTGATGCCAGCTCCGACGCTGCCTCCAGAGCTCGAGCCGGCTCTCTCGCAAACCCTAGAGCTCGAGCCGCCTGCAGCCCCAGACCCCCCCTGGCCTTTGCCCGTGGCTACAGAGAatgggctgggggaggagaaGCCCCACCTCCTGGCATTCCCTCCTGACCTTGTGGCAGAGCAGTTCACGCTCATGGATGCG gaGCTGTTCAAGAAAGTGGTCCCCTACCACTGCCTGGGCTCCATCTGGTCCCAGCGGGACAAGAAGGGCAAGGAGCACCTGGCCCCCACCGTGCGTGCCACCGTCGCCCAGTTCAACAGCGTGGCCAACTGCGTCATCACCACCTGCCTCGGGGACCGGAGCGTGTCAGCCCGCCACAGGGCCAGGGTGGTGGAGCACTGGATCGAGGTGGCCAGG GAGTGCCGGGTCCTCAAGAACTTCTCCTCCCTCTACGCCATCCTCTCTGCCCTGCAGAGCAACTCCATCCACCGGCTGAAGAAGACGTGGGAAGAGGTCTCCAG ggacAGCCTCCGCGTCTTTCAGAAGCTGTCGGAGATTTTCTCGGACGAGAACAACTACTCCCTAAGCAGAGAGCTGCTCATCAAG GAGGGGACCTCCAAGTTTGCCACCCTGGAGATGAACCCCAAGCGAGCCCAGAGGCGCCCGAAAGAGGCG GGTGTCATCCAGGGCACCGTTCCCTACCTGGGCACATTCCTCACGGACCTGGTGATGCTGGACACTGCCATGAAGGACTATCTGTAT GGGAGACTGATCAACTTcgagaagaggaggaag GAATTCGAAGTGATCGCCCAGATCAAGCTGCTCCAGTCAGCCTGCAACAATTACAGCATCACGCCCGAAGAGCACTTCGGGGCCTGGTTCCGGGCCATGGAGAGGCTCAGCGAGGCTGAGAG CTACACATTGTCATGCGAGCTGGAGCCCCCCTCCGAGTCGGCCAGCAACACCCTCAAGGTGAAGAAGAACACGGCCATCGTCAAGCGCTGGAGCGA CCGCCAGGCCCCCAGCGCAGAGCTCAGTACCAGCGGCAGCTGCCACTCCAAGTCCTGTGACCAACTCAGGTACGGCCCCTACCTCAGCAGCGGAGACATTGCTGACGCACTCAGCGtccactcagccggctcctccaGCTCCGACGTGGAGGAGATCAACATGAGCTTCGTCCCAGAGTCCCCCGACGgccaggagaagaag TTCTGGGAGTCAGCCTCCCAGTCGTCCCCGGAGACCTCCGGCATCAGCTCAGCCTCCAGCAGCACGTCCTCCTCCTCGGCCTCCACCACGCCCGTGGCCAGCACGCGCACCCACAAGCGCTCCGTGTCCGGGGTCTGCAGCTACGGCTCCTCACTGCCCCTCTACAACCAGCAGGTGGGCGACTCCTGCATCATCCGGGTGAGCCTGGACGTGGACAACGGCAACATGTACAAGAGCATCCTG GTGACCAGCCAAGACAAGGCTCCGGCTGTAATCCGCAAGGCCATGGACAAACACAACCTGGATGAGGACGAGCCCGAAGACTACGAGCTGGTGCAGGTTATTTCGGATGATCGAA AGCTGAAGATCCCTGACAACGCCAACGTGTTCTACGCCATGAACTCTACCGCCAACTATGACTTTGTCCTAAAGAAACGGACCTTCACCAAGGGGACAAAGGTCAGACATGGAGCCAGCTCGACCCTCCCCCGCATGAAGCAGAAGGGACTCAAGATTGCCAAGGGCATCTTCTAA
- the RALGDS gene encoding ral guanine nucleotide dissociation stimulator isoform X5 — MVQRMWAEAAGPAGGAESLFPGSRRSRSVWDAVRLEVGGPDSCPVVLNSFTQLDPDLPRLESSTQEIGEELVNGVIYSISLRKIQVHHGASKGQRWLGYENESALNLYETCKVRTVKAGTLEKLVEHLVPAFQGSDLSYVTIFLCTYRAFTTTQQVLDLLFKRYGCILPYSSEDGGPQDQLKNAISSILGTWLDQYSEDFCQPPDFPCLRQLVAYVQLNMPGSDLERRAHLLLAQLEHADLSEAEPEALSPAPVPALKPAAEPEPTLGPDLEPAPALAPEPALMPAPTLPPELEPALSQTLELEPPAAPDPPWPLPVATENGLGEEKPHLLAFPPDLVAEQFTLMDAELFKKVVPYHCLGSIWSQRDKKGKEHLAPTVRATVAQFNSVANCVITTCLGDRSVSARHRARVVEHWIEVARECRVLKNFSSLYAILSALQSNSIHRLKKTWEEVSRDSLRVFQKLSEIFSDENNYSLSRELLIKEGTSKFATLEMNPKRAQRRPKEAGVIQGTVPYLGTFLTDLVMLDTAMKDYLYGRLINFEKRRKEFEVIAQIKLLQSACNNYSITPEEHFGAWFRAMERLSEAESYTLSCELEPPSESASNTLKVKKNTAIVKRWSDRQAPSAELSTSGSCHSKSCDQLRYGPYLSSGDIADALSVHSAGSSSSDVEEINMSFVPESPDGQEKKFWESASQSSPETSGISSASSSTSSSSASTTPVASTRTHKRSVSGVCSYGSSLPLYNQQVGDSCIIRVSLDVDNGNMYKSILVTSQDKAPAVIRKAMDKHNLDEDEPEDYELVQVISDDRKLKIPDNANVFYAMNSTANYDFVLKKRTFTKGTKVRHGASSTLPRMKQKGLKIAKGIF, encoded by the exons AGCTCCACGCAGGAGATCGGCGAGGAGCTGGTCAACGGGGTCATCTACTCCATTTCCCTGCGCAAGATCCAGGTGCACCACGGCGCCAGCAAGGGCCAGCGCTGGCTCGGG TATGAAAATGAGTCGGCCCTGAACCTGTACGAGACCTGCAAGGTGCGGACTGTGAAGGCGGGCACACTGGAGAAGCTGGTGGAGCACCTGGTGCCCGCCTTCCAGGGCAGCGACCTCTCCTACGTCACCATCTTCCTGTGCACCTACCGAGCCTTCACCACCACCCAGCAGGTCCTGGACCTGCTGTTCAAGAG ATATGGGTGCATCCTTCCCTACTCCAGCGAGGACGGCGGACCCCAGGACCAACTCAAAAA TGCCATCTCCTCCATCCTGGGCACCTGGCTGGACCAGTACTCGGAGGACTTCTGTCAGCCCCCCGACTTCCCCTGCCTCAGGCAGCTGGTGGCCTACGTGCAGCTCAACATGCCCGGCTCCGACCTGGAGCGCCGGGCCCACCTCCTCCTGGCCCAGCTGGAGCACGCGGACCTCAGCGAGGCAGAGCCGGAGG CTCTGTCCCCAGCTCCAGTTCCAGCTCTGAAACCAGCTGCCGAGCCAGAGCCCACACTAGGCCCAGACCTCGAGCCCGCTCCGGCACTGGCCCCAGAGCCAGCCCTGATGCCAGCTCCGACGCTGCCTCCAGAGCTCGAGCCGGCTCTCTCGCAAACCCTAGAGCTCGAGCCGCCTGCAGCCCCAGACCCCCCCTGGCCTTTGCCCGTGGCTACAGAGAatgggctgggggaggagaaGCCCCACCTCCTGGCATTCCCTCCTGACCTTGTGGCAGAGCAGTTCACGCTCATGGATGCG gaGCTGTTCAAGAAAGTGGTCCCCTACCACTGCCTGGGCTCCATCTGGTCCCAGCGGGACAAGAAGGGCAAGGAGCACCTGGCCCCCACCGTGCGTGCCACCGTCGCCCAGTTCAACAGCGTGGCCAACTGCGTCATCACCACCTGCCTCGGGGACCGGAGCGTGTCAGCCCGCCACAGGGCCAGGGTGGTGGAGCACTGGATCGAGGTGGCCAGG GAGTGCCGGGTCCTCAAGAACTTCTCCTCCCTCTACGCCATCCTCTCTGCCCTGCAGAGCAACTCCATCCACCGGCTGAAGAAGACGTGGGAAGAGGTCTCCAG ggacAGCCTCCGCGTCTTTCAGAAGCTGTCGGAGATTTTCTCGGACGAGAACAACTACTCCCTAAGCAGAGAGCTGCTCATCAAG GAGGGGACCTCCAAGTTTGCCACCCTGGAGATGAACCCCAAGCGAGCCCAGAGGCGCCCGAAAGAGGCG GGTGTCATCCAGGGCACCGTTCCCTACCTGGGCACATTCCTCACGGACCTGGTGATGCTGGACACTGCCATGAAGGACTATCTGTAT GGGAGACTGATCAACTTcgagaagaggaggaag GAATTCGAAGTGATCGCCCAGATCAAGCTGCTCCAGTCAGCCTGCAACAATTACAGCATCACGCCCGAAGAGCACTTCGGGGCCTGGTTCCGGGCCATGGAGAGGCTCAGCGAGGCTGAGAG CTACACATTGTCATGCGAGCTGGAGCCCCCCTCCGAGTCGGCCAGCAACACCCTCAAGGTGAAGAAGAACACGGCCATCGTCAAGCGCTGGAGCGA CCGCCAGGCCCCCAGCGCAGAGCTCAGTACCAGCGGCAGCTGCCACTCCAAGTCCTGTGACCAACTCAGGTACGGCCCCTACCTCAGCAGCGGAGACATTGCTGACGCACTCAGCGtccactcagccggctcctccaGCTCCGACGTGGAGGAGATCAACATGAGCTTCGTCCCAGAGTCCCCCGACGgccaggagaagaag TTCTGGGAGTCAGCCTCCCAGTCGTCCCCGGAGACCTCCGGCATCAGCTCAGCCTCCAGCAGCACGTCCTCCTCCTCGGCCTCCACCACGCCCGTGGCCAGCACGCGCACCCACAAGCGCTCCGTGTCCGGGGTCTGCAGCTACGGCTCCTCACTGCCCCTCTACAACCAGCAGGTGGGCGACTCCTGCATCATCCGGGTGAGCCTGGACGTGGACAACGGCAACATGTACAAGAGCATCCTG GTGACCAGCCAAGACAAGGCTCCGGCTGTAATCCGCAAGGCCATGGACAAACACAACCTGGATGAGGACGAGCCCGAAGACTACGAGCTGGTGCAGGTTATTTCGGATGATCGAA AGCTGAAGATCCCTGACAACGCCAACGTGTTCTACGCCATGAACTCTACCGCCAACTATGACTTTGTCCTAAAGAAACGGACCTTCACCAAGGGGACAAAGGTCAGACATGGAGCCAGCTCGACCCTCCCCCGCATGAAGCAGAAGGGACTCAAGATTGCCAAGGGCATCTTCTAA
- the RALGDS gene encoding ral guanine nucleotide dissociation stimulator isoform X9, whose protein sequence is MLVVPPPGARAEESSTQEIGEELVNGVIYSISLRKIQVHHGASKGQRWLGYENESALNLYETCKVRTVKAGTLEKLVEHLVPAFQGSDLSYVTIFLCTYRAFTTTQQVLDLLFKRYGRCDVLTASSRYGCILPYSSEDGGPQDQLKNAISSILGTWLDQYSEDFCQPPDFPCLRQLVAYVQLNMPGSDLERRAHLLLAQLEHADLSEAEPEAPVPALKPAAEPEPTLGPDLEPAPALAPEPALMPAPTLPPELEPALSQTLELEPPAAPDPPWPLPVATENGLGEEKPHLLAFPPDLVAEQFTLMDAELFKKVVPYHCLGSIWSQRDKKGKEHLAPTVRATVAQFNSVANCVITTCLGDRSVSARHRARVVEHWIEVARECRVLKNFSSLYAILSALQSNSIHRLKKTWEEVSRDSLRVFQKLSEIFSDENNYSLSRELLIKEGTSKFATLEMNPKRAQRRPKEAGVIQGTVPYLGTFLTDLVMLDTAMKDYLYGRLINFEKRRKEFEVIAQIKLLQSACNNYSITPEEHFGAWFRAMERLSEAESYTLSCELEPPSESASNTLKVKKNTAIVKRWSDRQAPSAELSTSGSCHSKSCDQLRYGPYLSSGDIADALSVHSAGSSSSDVEEINMSFVPESPDGQEKKFWESASQSSPETSGISSASSSTSSSSASTTPVASTRTHKRSVSGVCSYGSSLPLYNQQVGDSCIIRVSLDVDNGNMYKSILVTSQDKAPAVIRKAMDKHNLDEDEPEDYELVQVISDDRKLKIPDNANVFYAMNSTANYDFVLKKRTFTKGTKVRHGASSTLPRMKQKGLKIAKGIF, encoded by the exons AGCTCCACGCAGGAGATCGGCGAGGAGCTGGTCAACGGGGTCATCTACTCCATTTCCCTGCGCAAGATCCAGGTGCACCACGGCGCCAGCAAGGGCCAGCGCTGGCTCGGG TATGAAAATGAGTCGGCCCTGAACCTGTACGAGACCTGCAAGGTGCGGACTGTGAAGGCGGGCACACTGGAGAAGCTGGTGGAGCACCTGGTGCCCGCCTTCCAGGGCAGCGACCTCTCCTACGTCACCATCTTCCTGTGCACCTACCGAGCCTTCACCACCACCCAGCAGGTCCTGGACCTGCTGTTCAAGAG GTACGGTAGATGTGACGTCCTCACGGCCTCCTCTAGATATGGGTGCATCCTTCCCTACTCCAGCGAGGACGGCGGACCCCAGGACCAACTCAAAAA TGCCATCTCCTCCATCCTGGGCACCTGGCTGGACCAGTACTCGGAGGACTTCTGTCAGCCCCCCGACTTCCCCTGCCTCAGGCAGCTGGTGGCCTACGTGCAGCTCAACATGCCCGGCTCCGACCTGGAGCGCCGGGCCCACCTCCTCCTGGCCCAGCTGGAGCACGCGGACCTCAGCGAGGCAGAGCCGGAGG CTCCAGTTCCAGCTCTGAAACCAGCTGCCGAGCCAGAGCCCACACTAGGCCCAGACCTCGAGCCCGCTCCGGCACTGGCCCCAGAGCCAGCCCTGATGCCAGCTCCGACGCTGCCTCCAGAGCTCGAGCCGGCTCTCTCGCAAACCCTAGAGCTCGAGCCGCCTGCAGCCCCAGACCCCCCCTGGCCTTTGCCCGTGGCTACAGAGAatgggctgggggaggagaaGCCCCACCTCCTGGCATTCCCTCCTGACCTTGTGGCAGAGCAGTTCACGCTCATGGATGCG gaGCTGTTCAAGAAAGTGGTCCCCTACCACTGCCTGGGCTCCATCTGGTCCCAGCGGGACAAGAAGGGCAAGGAGCACCTGGCCCCCACCGTGCGTGCCACCGTCGCCCAGTTCAACAGCGTGGCCAACTGCGTCATCACCACCTGCCTCGGGGACCGGAGCGTGTCAGCCCGCCACAGGGCCAGGGTGGTGGAGCACTGGATCGAGGTGGCCAGG GAGTGCCGGGTCCTCAAGAACTTCTCCTCCCTCTACGCCATCCTCTCTGCCCTGCAGAGCAACTCCATCCACCGGCTGAAGAAGACGTGGGAAGAGGTCTCCAG ggacAGCCTCCGCGTCTTTCAGAAGCTGTCGGAGATTTTCTCGGACGAGAACAACTACTCCCTAAGCAGAGAGCTGCTCATCAAG GAGGGGACCTCCAAGTTTGCCACCCTGGAGATGAACCCCAAGCGAGCCCAGAGGCGCCCGAAAGAGGCG GGTGTCATCCAGGGCACCGTTCCCTACCTGGGCACATTCCTCACGGACCTGGTGATGCTGGACACTGCCATGAAGGACTATCTGTAT GGGAGACTGATCAACTTcgagaagaggaggaag GAATTCGAAGTGATCGCCCAGATCAAGCTGCTCCAGTCAGCCTGCAACAATTACAGCATCACGCCCGAAGAGCACTTCGGGGCCTGGTTCCGGGCCATGGAGAGGCTCAGCGAGGCTGAGAG CTACACATTGTCATGCGAGCTGGAGCCCCCCTCCGAGTCGGCCAGCAACACCCTCAAGGTGAAGAAGAACACGGCCATCGTCAAGCGCTGGAGCGA CCGCCAGGCCCCCAGCGCAGAGCTCAGTACCAGCGGCAGCTGCCACTCCAAGTCCTGTGACCAACTCAGGTACGGCCCCTACCTCAGCAGCGGAGACATTGCTGACGCACTCAGCGtccactcagccggctcctccaGCTCCGACGTGGAGGAGATCAACATGAGCTTCGTCCCAGAGTCCCCCGACGgccaggagaagaag TTCTGGGAGTCAGCCTCCCAGTCGTCCCCGGAGACCTCCGGCATCAGCTCAGCCTCCAGCAGCACGTCCTCCTCCTCGGCCTCCACCACGCCCGTGGCCAGCACGCGCACCCACAAGCGCTCCGTGTCCGGGGTCTGCAGCTACGGCTCCTCACTGCCCCTCTACAACCAGCAGGTGGGCGACTCCTGCATCATCCGGGTGAGCCTGGACGTGGACAACGGCAACATGTACAAGAGCATCCTG GTGACCAGCCAAGACAAGGCTCCGGCTGTAATCCGCAAGGCCATGGACAAACACAACCTGGATGAGGACGAGCCCGAAGACTACGAGCTGGTGCAGGTTATTTCGGATGATCGAA AGCTGAAGATCCCTGACAACGCCAACGTGTTCTACGCCATGAACTCTACCGCCAACTATGACTTTGTCCTAAAGAAACGGACCTTCACCAAGGGGACAAAGGTCAGACATGGAGCCAGCTCGACCCTCCCCCGCATGAAGCAGAAGGGACTCAAGATTGCCAAGGGCATCTTCTAA
- the RALGDS gene encoding ral guanine nucleotide dissociation stimulator isoform X6: MVQRMWAEAAGPAGGAESLFPGSRRSRSVWDAVRLEVGGPDSCPVVLNSFTQLDPDLPRLESSTQEIGEELVNGVIYSISLRKIQVHHGASKGQRWLGYENESALNLYETCKVRTVKAGTLEKLVEHLVPAFQGSDLSYVTIFLCTYRAFTTTQQVLDLLFKSRYGRCDVLTASSRYGCILPYSSEDGGPQDQLKNAISSILGTWLDQYSEDFCQPPDFPCLRQLVAYVQLNMPGSDLERRAHLLLAQLEHADLSEAEPEALSPAPVPALKPAAEPEPTLGPDLEPAPALAPEPALMPAPTLPPELEPALSQTLELEPPAAPDPPWPLPVATENGLGEEKPHLLAFPPDLVAEQFTLMDAELFKKVVPYHCLGSIWSQRDKKGKEHLAPTVRATVAQFNSVANCVITTCLGDRSVSARHRARVVEHWIEVARECRVLKNFSSLYAILSALQSNSIHRLKKTWEEVSRDSLRVFQKLSEIFSDENNYSLSRELLIKEGTSKFATLEMNPKRAQRRPKEAGVIQGTVPYLGTFLTDLVMLDTAMKDYLYGRLINFEKRRKEFEVIAQIKLLQSACNNYSITPEEHFGAWFRAMERLSEAESYTLSCELEPPSESASNTLKVKKNTAIVKRWSEYGPYLSSGDIADALSVHSAGSSSSDVEEINMSFVPESPDGQEKKFWESASQSSPETSGISSASSSTSSSSASTTPVASTRTHKRSVSGVCSYGSSLPLYNQQVGDSCIIRVSLDVDNGNMYKSILVTSQDKAPAVIRKAMDKHNLDEDEPEDYELVQVISDDRKLKIPDNANVFYAMNSTANYDFVLKKRTFTKGTKVRHGASSTLPRMKQKGLKIAKGIF, encoded by the exons AGCTCCACGCAGGAGATCGGCGAGGAGCTGGTCAACGGGGTCATCTACTCCATTTCCCTGCGCAAGATCCAGGTGCACCACGGCGCCAGCAAGGGCCAGCGCTGGCTCGGG TATGAAAATGAGTCGGCCCTGAACCTGTACGAGACCTGCAAGGTGCGGACTGTGAAGGCGGGCACACTGGAGAAGCTGGTGGAGCACCTGGTGCCCGCCTTCCAGGGCAGCGACCTCTCCTACGTCACCATCTTCCTGTGCACCTACCGAGCCTTCACCACCACCCAGCAGGTCCTGGACCTGCTGTTCAAGAG CAGGTACGGTAGATGTGACGTCCTCACGGCCTCCTCTAGATATGGGTGCATCCTTCCCTACTCCAGCGAGGACGGCGGACCCCAGGACCAACTCAAAAA TGCCATCTCCTCCATCCTGGGCACCTGGCTGGACCAGTACTCGGAGGACTTCTGTCAGCCCCCCGACTTCCCCTGCCTCAGGCAGCTGGTGGCCTACGTGCAGCTCAACATGCCCGGCTCCGACCTGGAGCGCCGGGCCCACCTCCTCCTGGCCCAGCTGGAGCACGCGGACCTCAGCGAGGCAGAGCCGGAGG CTCTGTCCCCAGCTCCAGTTCCAGCTCTGAAACCAGCTGCCGAGCCAGAGCCCACACTAGGCCCAGACCTCGAGCCCGCTCCGGCACTGGCCCCAGAGCCAGCCCTGATGCCAGCTCCGACGCTGCCTCCAGAGCTCGAGCCGGCTCTCTCGCAAACCCTAGAGCTCGAGCCGCCTGCAGCCCCAGACCCCCCCTGGCCTTTGCCCGTGGCTACAGAGAatgggctgggggaggagaaGCCCCACCTCCTGGCATTCCCTCCTGACCTTGTGGCAGAGCAGTTCACGCTCATGGATGCG gaGCTGTTCAAGAAAGTGGTCCCCTACCACTGCCTGGGCTCCATCTGGTCCCAGCGGGACAAGAAGGGCAAGGAGCACCTGGCCCCCACCGTGCGTGCCACCGTCGCCCAGTTCAACAGCGTGGCCAACTGCGTCATCACCACCTGCCTCGGGGACCGGAGCGTGTCAGCCCGCCACAGGGCCAGGGTGGTGGAGCACTGGATCGAGGTGGCCAGG GAGTGCCGGGTCCTCAAGAACTTCTCCTCCCTCTACGCCATCCTCTCTGCCCTGCAGAGCAACTCCATCCACCGGCTGAAGAAGACGTGGGAAGAGGTCTCCAG ggacAGCCTCCGCGTCTTTCAGAAGCTGTCGGAGATTTTCTCGGACGAGAACAACTACTCCCTAAGCAGAGAGCTGCTCATCAAG GAGGGGACCTCCAAGTTTGCCACCCTGGAGATGAACCCCAAGCGAGCCCAGAGGCGCCCGAAAGAGGCG GGTGTCATCCAGGGCACCGTTCCCTACCTGGGCACATTCCTCACGGACCTGGTGATGCTGGACACTGCCATGAAGGACTATCTGTAT GGGAGACTGATCAACTTcgagaagaggaggaag GAATTCGAAGTGATCGCCCAGATCAAGCTGCTCCAGTCAGCCTGCAACAATTACAGCATCACGCCCGAAGAGCACTTCGGGGCCTGGTTCCGGGCCATGGAGAGGCTCAGCGAGGCTGAGAG CTACACATTGTCATGCGAGCTGGAGCCCCCCTCCGAGTCGGCCAGCAACACCCTCAAGGTGAAGAAGAACACGGCCATCGTCAAGCGCTGGAGCGA GTACGGCCCCTACCTCAGCAGCGGAGACATTGCTGACGCACTCAGCGtccactcagccggctcctccaGCTCCGACGTGGAGGAGATCAACATGAGCTTCGTCCCAGAGTCCCCCGACGgccaggagaagaag TTCTGGGAGTCAGCCTCCCAGTCGTCCCCGGAGACCTCCGGCATCAGCTCAGCCTCCAGCAGCACGTCCTCCTCCTCGGCCTCCACCACGCCCGTGGCCAGCACGCGCACCCACAAGCGCTCCGTGTCCGGGGTCTGCAGCTACGGCTCCTCACTGCCCCTCTACAACCAGCAGGTGGGCGACTCCTGCATCATCCGGGTGAGCCTGGACGTGGACAACGGCAACATGTACAAGAGCATCCTG GTGACCAGCCAAGACAAGGCTCCGGCTGTAATCCGCAAGGCCATGGACAAACACAACCTGGATGAGGACGAGCCCGAAGACTACGAGCTGGTGCAGGTTATTTCGGATGATCGAA AGCTGAAGATCCCTGACAACGCCAACGTGTTCTACGCCATGAACTCTACCGCCAACTATGACTTTGTCCTAAAGAAACGGACCTTCACCAAGGGGACAAAGGTCAGACATGGAGCCAGCTCGACCCTCCCCCGCATGAAGCAGAAGGGACTCAAGATTGCCAAGGGCATCTTCTAA